The genomic DNA CGGCGAGGCAGATGTCGAAGTCGACCGCGACGTGGGTCCCGTGGATGCCCAGCGTCTCGGGCTCGTCCACCGGACCCCATACGTCGTGCCCGTTGTGTTCCTCGACGACTTCGCGTGTGTCCTCGAACTGCGGATCGATGGCCATTGTCGGTTGGTAGCATACCGGGCGACGACTTAAATCTGTACCCGAAACGGCCGGCCGGGCGCCGGTCAGGGCCACTCGTCCTCGGCCCCCTCGATGGGTTCGGCGACGACCCCGTCCTGCGTGGCCAGTCCGCGGGCGTGGGCCGTGCAGACCTCGCGGTCGGCGTCCCAGGGGATGCGCAGGCGCACCGCCGCCTCGCGGTCGCAGTCCGGCTCCTCGCAGGTCACAGCGGGGATTGGCGGGCGGGCGTTAGAACCGTTTCGGCGGGGCGGCGTCAGGCGTCGGGACCGCCCCAGATTGTGAGCGTGGCCGAGTCGTCGTCCTTGGACCAGAGGATGCGGATTTTGTCATCAGGGTCCAGTCCCACCTCGGCTGTGTTCCCCGCGGTGATATCGGTCACGTCAGGGTCTGCACAGTCGTTCCAGGTAGGGGCGTTACCCCCGCCGTCGCTAATCGTTACCTGGTCGGCAGGAATCTCGTCACCACTAGTGTGTGAAATCTCGACCCAATTCGACCCACCATCATCTACAAGATCAGAACAGACCGGCGAGCCGGAAGTCTTGTACTCGAAGTTGAAACTCGCGGACGGCGACGTGTTCGACACCCCGTCCCCGAGTCCCAGCACGAACGTTCCGATGACGGCCGCCAGGATGACCGTGATCGCGACCATCAGGATGACCCCGATGACCGGTGATACTGCCTCGTCGTCGGCGAACACTGACGTGAGCTGCATATCGATGACCCCGTCGTCCGGCCCCGGGAGCCGGTGCCCCCCACAGAGCGACCGAACCGACGTACGCCGGGGTAGTAACTACCCGCTAATAAACTGTCCCACCAGTGAGGAACGGCCCGGCGGCCGTCCGGGGGCAAGATACAGGCCCCGTGGGCCCCTACCGGACGGTGATGGAACAGTGTGACCGGTGCGGCGAGTCGGTTGCCTCGGGTGGTGAGTGGATCGAAGTGAACCACCACCACGCCCACATGACGTTCGGTTGCACCTTCTGTGGCACCGACTGCGCGGCCGCCTACCTCCAGGACGGGCTGGAAGAGGGGATCGAGGACCGGGTGGACCCGGAGAGCGACGGCCTCGGCGTCTGAGCCGCGTGGCGGACTGAGGCGCCCCCTGTTGTTTTTGCGGTGACGACCCCACGTCCTGGGCATGAGCGACGCCGACCCGGACGACGCGACGACCGACCGCGCCGCGGGAGCCCTGCTGGGCCTGGCATGCGGGGACGCGCTGGGCCGCCCCGTCGAGTTCGAGACGCCGGCCAGCATCCAGGCCGAGCACGGCCGCGTGACCGAGATGCTCGGCCACGGCACCCACGGCCAGCCCGCCGGGACCGTGACCGACGACACGGAGATGGCGCTGTGCATCGCGCGGAGCCTCGTCGCCCGCGACGGGTTCGACCCCGACGACGTGGCCGAGCGGTTCGTCGCCTGGCTCGACGCCGGCCCGTTCGACGTGGGCCTGATGACCCGGGACGCCATCGACGAACTCCGGGACGGGACACCACCCGGCGAGGCCGGACAGGCGGTCTGGGAGCGGCGGTCGGAGGGAAGCAACGCCGGGAACGGGAGTCTGATGCGCTGTGCGCCACACGCGCTGGCGTACCACCTCGACGGGCGCCTCGTCGAGGTGAGCCGCGAGTCCTCGGCGATCACGCACGCCGACCCGCGCTGTGCGTGGGGCTGTGCGGCACTGAACATCGTGCTCTCGGGGCTGGTAGCCGGCGACGACCCGGCGCTGGCGGCCAACGGCGTGGTGCTCTCCATCAACGAGGGGGACGCGGTCCGCGAGGTCGTCGCCGGAATCAAGCGCGCGGTCGAGGGCGACGGCGGCCCCGACCCCGAGGACCTCTCGGCGTCGGGCTACGTCCTCGACACGCTGGAGACGGGGCTCTACCACGGTCTCACCGCCCCCGATGCCGAGACGGCCATCGTCCGGGCGGTCAACATGGGCGACGACGCCGACACCGTCGGTGCCGTGACGGGGGCCGTCGCGGGCGCCCGTTTCGGCGCGAGCGCGCTCCCCGAGCGGTGGCTGGAGGCCATCGACGAGGCCGACGAGTTGCGGTCGCTGGCGGGCGAGCTGCTGGCCCTGGAGCCGGCCCGGCCCTGAGTCTCCGCACGACACGGCGGGTCGACACCGAAACCGACGTCCCGGCGCGTGGCCCAGCCCCGGTATGAGCCTCGATTCGACCCTCGAGGGGACGCCCGCGGTCCCCGACGAGTTCGCCTACACGACGACGCTGCCCGTCCGCTACCGGGACACGGACACGATGGGCCACGTCAACAACGCGGTGTACGTGACCTACTTCGAGCAGGCGCGCATCGGCTACTTCGACGCCGTGCTGGACATCCCACTGGAGGAGCGCGAGATGGTGCTCGCCAACCTGGAGATGGACTACCGGCGCTCGGTCACCACCGACGACGAGTACGTCACCGTCGCGGTCCGCACGCCCTCCCTGGGCACGCGGAGCTTCCCCACCGTCTGCGAGATGTACACGCCGGACGGCGACCTCGCGGCCGAGGGGTCGAGCACGCTCGTCGTCGTCGACGAGGACGGCACCCGGCCCATCCCCGAGGCGTGGCGCGAGGCGCTTGTGGAGTTCGAGCCGGCGCTGGACGCCGAGTGAGCCATCGGCCGGGGTCGCGGTCGGTCAGTGCTCGTCGGGGGCCAACCGGTCCGCCTCCTCTTTCACACCGACGAGACTCCGGAGCCCGCTCCCGAGGAGATAGAGCCCGGCGCAGACGGCGAGCGGGAGGGAGACGAACGTCGCGATGGTCTCCCGGGTCGGCTGGAGCGTGAACAGCTGCGCGGAGATGACCCCGAGCTGGAGGACGAGTACCGCACCGACGCGTCGGACCGTCCGCTGGAGGGCGTTGCTCATCGGCGATGCCTCCGCGACGGACCGACAAAAGCCCTGGAGGTTCGGTCGGCGATTCAGCCCTCGAACGCCGGGAACGCCACCCGCTCGGCGCCGGGGTCGACCACGCACCGCCCACCGACGGGCACGGGCACGACGGGATGGGTGTGCCCCACGTCGAAGTTCCCGACGACCGGCGCGTCGGGGTTGTACTCCGCGACGAGTTCCGCGACGAGTTCGGCCTGGGTCTCGCGGTACTCGGCCCGTGCCTCGGGACCGGGGTCCTCGAACGGGTTGCGGGCCTTCGCCCGGCCGTGGATGACGGCGTCGACCGCGCCGAGGACGCCGCGCTCACCGAGACCGAGCAGCACGCGCTGTATCTCACCCTCCCCTGGGAGCTCCTCGGAGGTCTCCAGCAGGAGGACCGCGCCGTCCAGCGCCTCGAGGGGCGGCATCGTCCGGTCGGCCGCGAGGACCGTGTCGACCACCTCGAGACAGCCGCCCCAGACGCGGCCGTCGGCGGGTTCGTCGCCGCCGCGCCACGTCCAACCCGGGTTGGGCTCGCGCTCCAGCGGTTCGGCCAGGGCGTCGGGGTCGTTCCAGTCGCGGTCGTGGTCGGAGAACTCCTCGCTCGACCCCACCACGCCGAGGTGCTCGTCGAACAGCGCTCGCCGGACGTGCTCGGCCGTGTACTCGAAGACCCCGCCCGCCGCCGCGAGGTCGGTCATCACCGTGCCGCCGTAGTAGGAGACGATGCCCGCGCGCCACAGCAGACTGTGGAGGTGGGTGTTGTCGCTCGTCCCGAGGAAGCGCGTCGGGTGCTCGCGCAGCACGTCGGCGTCGAGGTGCTTCAGCACGCGGACCTGGTCGTTCCCGCCGATGGTGGCGAGGACGGCACCGATGTCCGGGTCGCGGAACGCGGCCTCGATGTCGCGAGCCCGGGCCTCCGGGTGGTCGTAGAGCCAGTCGTCGTCCTTCCGGGTGGTCGGGTACTCGACGGGCTGGAGGTCGAACCGCTCGCGGAGCGTCTCCAGCCCACGGTCGAGGACGTGGGGATACCGCGAGGCGGCGCCCGACGCCGGGGCGACGACGGCGACCCTGTCGCCCGAGTCGGCCGGCGGCGGGACGATGATGTCGCTCATGGCGGCCATGCCAGGGCCTGGCAGCCGGCCCGACATAGGCATTCGGGAGGCATGAGGACGGTCCGCACGTCAGGAGCCGGGGTCGTCCGCTCCGGTCCCGCCCCTGTCGTTCTCCGCTCGCCACGTCGCCGCCAGTTCCAGCGCCCGCTCGCGGTCGTCGAGGGTCTCGCGGTGGTAGTGCTGGCCCTCGGGCGCCTGTGCCAGCCGGTCGAGGGTGACCGCCCAGGCGCCGGTCGCGGTCCTGCGCAGGACCACCCGGGCGTAGCGGTCCCCGCGCTCCCACTCCACCCGGCTCGAATCCGCCGAATCGGGGTCGCCCTCGACGACGTACCAGTCCATATGGGGCCCCTCCACGTGCGGCGTCAAAGCTCCCGGGGACCGTGCTCACCCACGCCGGAGGTCGTCGGGGACCGGCGACGGCATCATCCAGACACCCTGATCATCGGCAGGGATCCACCAGAGCGCGCGGGACAGGAGTTCACGAGAGATTCCACGCCCCCAGTCACTCCACCCCGTCGAGCGGCGTGCCGTCCGGTCGCTTCGCGCCCTCGGAGTCGTGGACGACCACACCGTCGGCGTCGGTGGGTTCGTACCTGTCCCGGACGGCGATGGCCTCCTCCAGTTCCCGGACGGCGCGTTCCTTCAGCGCGGCCGCCAGGTCCTCGGCGTCCGCGTGGGAGATGTCCCGCCCCAGCCCCTCGCACTCGTGGGCCCGCACCGCGCCCTCGCGATCGACCGCCGCGCCCATCGGCTGGGCGAGTTCGGCACCGCCCTCCTCGGCGTCGTCGCCGCTCCCGTCGAGGACGACACTGAACGGATAGGTCCGGCAGA from Haloglomus litoreum includes the following:
- a CDS encoding type IV pilin N-terminal domain-containing protein — encoded protein: MQLTSVFADDEAVSPVIGVILMVAITVILAAVIGTFVLGLGDGVSNTSPSASFNFEYKTSGSPVCSDLVDDGGSNWVEISHTSGDEIPADQVTISDGGGNAPTWNDCADPDVTDITAGNTAEVGLDPDDKIRILWSKDDDSATLTIWGGPDA
- a CDS encoding ADP-ribosylglycohydrolase family protein; the encoded protein is MSDADPDDATTDRAAGALLGLACGDALGRPVEFETPASIQAEHGRVTEMLGHGTHGQPAGTVTDDTEMALCIARSLVARDGFDPDDVAERFVAWLDAGPFDVGLMTRDAIDELRDGTPPGEAGQAVWERRSEGSNAGNGSLMRCAPHALAYHLDGRLVEVSRESSAITHADPRCAWGCAALNIVLSGLVAGDDPALAANGVVLSINEGDAVREVVAGIKRAVEGDGGPDPEDLSASGYVLDTLETGLYHGLTAPDAETAIVRAVNMGDDADTVGAVTGAVAGARFGASALPERWLEAIDEADELRSLAGELLALEPARP
- a CDS encoding acyl-CoA thioesterase gives rise to the protein MSLDSTLEGTPAVPDEFAYTTTLPVRYRDTDTMGHVNNAVYVTYFEQARIGYFDAVLDIPLEEREMVLANLEMDYRRSVTTDDEYVTVAVRTPSLGTRSFPTVCEMYTPDGDLAAEGSSTLVVVDEDGTRPIPEAWREALVEFEPALDAE
- a CDS encoding S66 family peptidase encodes the protein MAAMSDIIVPPPADSGDRVAVVAPASGAASRYPHVLDRGLETLRERFDLQPVEYPTTRKDDDWLYDHPEARARDIEAAFRDPDIGAVLATIGGNDQVRVLKHLDADVLREHPTRFLGTSDNTHLHSLLWRAGIVSYYGGTVMTDLAAAGGVFEYTAEHVRRALFDEHLGVVGSSEEFSDHDRDWNDPDALAEPLEREPNPGWTWRGGDEPADGRVWGGCLEVVDTVLAADRTMPPLEALDGAVLLLETSEELPGEGEIQRVLLGLGERGVLGAVDAVIHGRAKARNPFEDPGPEARAEYRETQAELVAELVAEYNPDAPVVGNFDVGHTHPVVPVPVGGRCVVDPGAERVAFPAFEG
- a CDS encoding DUF7543 family protein, coding for MDWYVVEGDPDSADSSRVEWERGDRYARVVLRRTATGAWAVTLDRLAQAPEGQHYHRETLDDRERALELAATWRAENDRGGTGADDPGS